A window of the Burkholderia sp. 9120 genome harbors these coding sequences:
- a CDS encoding response regulator has protein sequence MDTTDHVLIVDDDRGIRELIAGYLEKNGMRVSLAANGRQMHAALEHGAPDLIVLDLMMPGEDGLVLCRELRASKFRSVPVLMLTARNEEADRILGLEMGADDYLPKPFAVRELLARIRAVLRRARMLPPGMQVSESSQMLGFGDWRLDTTARHLLDAEGTMVALSGAEYRLLRVFLDHPQRVLTRDQLLNLTQGRQADQFDRSIDLMVSRLRQRLRDVAREPRYIKTLRSEGYVFSAAVNVIEDEQ, from the coding sequence ATGGACACGACCGACCATGTACTGATCGTCGACGACGATCGCGGCATTCGCGAACTGATTGCCGGCTACCTCGAGAAGAATGGCATGCGCGTCTCGCTCGCGGCCAACGGACGGCAGATGCATGCCGCGCTGGAGCACGGCGCGCCGGATCTGATCGTGCTCGATCTGATGATGCCGGGTGAAGATGGCCTGGTGCTGTGCCGCGAACTGCGGGCCAGCAAGTTCCGGTCGGTGCCCGTGCTGATGCTGACCGCTCGTAATGAAGAAGCCGACCGTATTCTCGGTCTGGAAATGGGCGCGGACGACTATCTGCCCAAGCCGTTTGCCGTGCGCGAACTGCTTGCGCGGATTCGCGCGGTACTGCGCCGCGCGCGCATGCTGCCGCCCGGCATGCAGGTCTCGGAGTCCTCGCAGATGCTGGGATTCGGCGACTGGCGGCTCGATACGACCGCGCGCCATCTGCTCGACGCGGAGGGCACCATGGTCGCGTTGAGCGGCGCGGAATACCGGTTGCTGCGTGTGTTTCTCGATCATCCGCAGCGCGTGTTGACGCGCGATCAGTTGCTCAATCTGACCCAGGGTCGGCAAGCCGATCAGTTCGACCGCTCGATCGATCTGATGGTGAGCCGCTTGCGTCAGCGCCTGCGCGACGTGGCTCGCGAGCCGCGTTACATCAAGACGCTGCGCAGCGAGGGTTATGTGTTTTCCGCGGCGGTCAACGTGATCGAGGACGAGCAATGA
- a CDS encoding alpha/beta hydrolase, translated as MSDQINTRRRRLLGTTIAGLSLLELGLSGIANAQSNDTPAGSRLVSFDNLKQVNIGTLSMGYAEAGPRHGPVVILLHGWPYDIYSFAEVTPLLAAAGYRVIVPYLRGYGTTRFLSADTPRNGQQAVVAVDIIALMDALKIDKAIFGGFDWGARTVNIIAALWPERCKAMVSVSGYLIGSQEANRTPLPPKAELAWWYQFYFATERGYAGYEANRHDFNKLIWHTASPKWNFDDATFERSAESFNNPDHVAVVIHNYRWRLGLVKGEPQYDELEKRLATAPTIAVPTITMEGDANGAPHPDPAAYAKKFTGKYAHRNIGGGIGHNLPQEAPKAFADAVIDVAHL; from the coding sequence ATGTCGGATCAGATCAATACCCGGCGCCGTCGTTTGCTCGGCACGACGATTGCGGGGCTCAGCCTGCTGGAACTGGGCCTGAGCGGAATCGCCAACGCGCAGTCCAACGACACGCCGGCGGGGTCCCGCCTCGTGTCGTTCGACAACCTGAAGCAGGTCAACATCGGCACGCTTAGCATGGGCTACGCGGAAGCCGGTCCGCGTCATGGTCCGGTGGTGATTCTTCTGCACGGCTGGCCTTACGACATCTACAGTTTCGCTGAAGTCACGCCGTTGCTCGCGGCGGCCGGCTATCGCGTCATCGTGCCGTATCTGCGCGGCTACGGCACCACGCGGTTCCTGTCCGCGGATACGCCGCGCAACGGGCAGCAGGCGGTGGTCGCCGTGGACATCATCGCGCTGATGGATGCGCTGAAGATCGACAAGGCGATTTTCGGCGGCTTCGACTGGGGCGCGCGCACGGTGAACATCATTGCGGCACTGTGGCCGGAGCGATGCAAGGCGATGGTATCGGTGAGCGGCTATCTGATCGGCAGCCAGGAAGCGAATCGCACGCCGTTGCCGCCGAAAGCGGAACTGGCCTGGTGGTATCAGTTCTATTTCGCCACGGAACGCGGCTATGCGGGTTATGAAGCGAACCGCCACGACTTCAACAAACTGATCTGGCACACGGCCTCGCCGAAATGGAATTTCGACGACGCGACGTTCGAGCGTTCGGCCGAGTCGTTCAACAATCCGGACCATGTCGCGGTGGTGATTCACAACTATCGCTGGCGTTTGGGGCTGGTCAAGGGCGAGCCGCAATACGACGAGCTGGAGAAGCGTCTCGCCACGGCGCCGACTATTGCCGTGCCGACCATCACCATGGAAGGCGACGCCAACGGCGCGCCGCATCCCGATCCGGCTGCGTACGCGAAGAAGTTCACCGGCAAGTACGCGCATCGCAACATTGGCGGCGGTATCGGCCATAACCTGCCGCAGGAAGCGCCGAAAGCGTTCGCCGATGCGGTGATCGACGTTGCCCATCTTTAA
- a CDS encoding thioredoxin family protein, which produces MLNLNRLKTLAMTAAFAATAVTGTAAIAEPLKTGPRAPEFTGISTWLNSDPLTIQKLRGKVVLVDFWTYTCINCINTLPYVKSWNQKYKDQGLTVIGVHTPEYPFERDTDNVKTAIKRFGITYPVAQDNQYATWSAYNNQYWPAFYLIDRKGQLVYTHFGEGDYAKTEAAIQALLAQKE; this is translated from the coding sequence ATGCTGAATCTCAATCGACTGAAAACGCTGGCCATGACCGCCGCATTCGCCGCCACCGCGGTCACCGGTACGGCCGCCATCGCGGAGCCGCTCAAGACGGGCCCTCGCGCGCCGGAGTTCACCGGCATCAGCACATGGCTGAACAGCGATCCGCTCACGATCCAGAAACTGCGCGGCAAGGTCGTGCTGGTCGATTTCTGGACCTACACCTGCATCAACTGCATCAACACGCTGCCGTACGTGAAAAGCTGGAATCAGAAGTACAAGGATCAGGGACTCACGGTAATCGGCGTCCACACCCCCGAGTACCCGTTCGAGCGCGATACGGATAACGTCAAGACCGCCATCAAGCGTTTCGGCATTACCTATCCGGTCGCGCAGGACAACCAGTATGCAACGTGGAGCGCTTACAACAACCAGTACTGGCCCGCGTTCTATCTGATCGACAGGAAAGGCCAGCTGGTCTACACGCACTTCGGCGAAGGCGACTACGCCAAGACCGAAGCGGCCATTCAGGCACTGCTTGCGCAGAAAGAGTAA
- a CDS encoding ATP-binding protein codes for MNARAWLHWPRSLFARLTVILFIGLASAQALSFWLTMTERDQTMTNIMTGYIEREVTSSVALLDHLPANERAQWLPRLARRSYEFILGPGVSGGPVDANLSARIAASISDGIGTNYPLTVNAVPGDDERLQVHLKLSDGAPLTIDLRPMSSAPLSGWLLSGLLLQLIVLIACCWLAVRLATRPLHELAVAADMLGPDLKAARLSEKGPSEVARAARAFNAMQDRIAMYMTERMQILAAISHDLQTPITRMRLRVDVMEGEPEGAKLRQDLQEMEALVKEGVTYARTLHGATEVRCRIDPDALFDSLVCDYVDAGQSVSLQGSFGAPIMTRPQALRRIVGNLVDNALKFSGAAEIQVAVLHDGQATITVSDRGPGIPAESLEAVFEPFFRLEASRNRNTGGTGLGLAIARQLALAMDATLSLHNREGGGLEARLMLKNLSETAKRP; via the coding sequence ATGAACGCGCGTGCCTGGCTGCATTGGCCGCGCTCGCTGTTCGCGCGGCTGACGGTGATTCTTTTCATTGGTCTGGCGTCGGCGCAGGCGTTGTCGTTCTGGCTCACCATGACCGAACGCGACCAGACGATGACGAACATCATGACTGGTTATATCGAACGGGAAGTGACGAGTTCGGTCGCGTTGCTCGATCATTTGCCGGCCAATGAGCGCGCGCAATGGTTGCCGCGTCTCGCGCGGCGCAGCTACGAATTTATTCTCGGGCCTGGCGTGAGCGGCGGCCCGGTCGATGCGAATTTGTCGGCACGAATTGCCGCCTCCATTTCCGATGGGATCGGGACCAACTATCCGCTGACGGTCAATGCGGTGCCAGGCGACGACGAGCGCTTGCAGGTTCATCTGAAGCTCTCGGACGGCGCGCCGTTGACGATCGATCTGCGGCCCATGTCGAGCGCGCCGCTGTCCGGTTGGCTGTTATCCGGCTTGCTGCTGCAATTGATCGTGCTGATTGCGTGCTGCTGGCTGGCGGTGCGATTGGCGACACGTCCGCTGCATGAATTGGCCGTCGCCGCCGATATGCTCGGCCCCGATCTGAAGGCGGCGAGGTTGTCGGAGAAAGGGCCGTCCGAAGTGGCGCGCGCCGCGCGAGCGTTCAACGCCATGCAGGACCGCATCGCGATGTACATGACCGAACGCATGCAGATTCTCGCGGCGATCTCGCACGACCTGCAAACACCGATCACCCGTATGCGATTGCGCGTTGACGTGATGGAAGGCGAACCTGAAGGCGCGAAACTGCGTCAGGATCTGCAGGAAATGGAAGCGTTGGTGAAGGAGGGCGTGACGTACGCGCGGACGTTGCACGGCGCGACGGAGGTGCGCTGCCGTATTGATCCCGACGCGCTATTCGACAGCCTGGTGTGCGACTACGTCGACGCCGGACAGTCGGTGTCGTTGCAGGGATCGTTCGGCGCGCCGATCATGACGCGGCCCCAGGCGTTGCGTCGCATTGTCGGTAATCTCGTGGACAACGCATTGAAGTTCAGCGGCGCCGCCGAGATCCAGGTCGCGGTGTTGCACGATGGGCAGGCCACGATCACCGTGTCGGACCGCGGCCCCGGTATTCCCGCCGAGTCGCTGGAGGCCGTATTCGAACCGTTCTTCCGACTCGAAGCATCGCGTAATCGCAATACGGGGGGAACCGGTCTTGGTCTCGCCATCGCAAGACAACTCGCTCTCGCAATGGACGCGACCCTCTCTCTGCACAATCGCGAGGGCGGCGGACTGGAAGCGAGACTCATGTTGAAGAACTTGAGCGAGACGGCGAAAAGGCCGTGA
- a CDS encoding GFA family protein, with product MSANVLKGSCHCGAVKFEIRAPIEPAGRCNCSLCRRKGALMTPLFPANELTILQGEEDLTLYQFNTRVAKHYFCRHCGIYPFHQTRKDPLLWRANIGCLDGIDPYTLEAGVANGASLSVVEDA from the coding sequence ATGAGCGCCAATGTATTGAAAGGGTCCTGCCATTGCGGGGCCGTCAAATTCGAAATTCGTGCCCCGATCGAGCCCGCCGGGCGCTGCAATTGCAGCCTGTGCCGCCGCAAGGGCGCGCTGATGACGCCGCTGTTCCCCGCGAATGAATTGACGATTCTTCAGGGCGAAGAGGACCTCACGCTGTACCAGTTCAACACGCGGGTGGCGAAGCACTATTTCTGCCGCCATTGCGGTATCTACCCGTTTCATCAGACGCGTAAAGACCCGCTGCTGTGGCGCGCCAATATCGGTTGCCTTGACGGGATCGACCCGTATACGCTGGAAGCCGGTGTTGCCAACGGCGCCAGCCTGTCCGTGGTGGAGGACGCATGA